Proteins encoded by one window of Ulvibacter sp. MAR_2010_11:
- a CDS encoding MbnP family protein — protein MKKIALIMLIALVAVSCNNDDDSVAQANVDFVFTHNWDGDAIANSDFDQIQYTNAHGEQLSVSTLVYLISDITFTGSNGDVYDAGDYNLIDARGGTNLTFTPNIQIPEGDYTVSFTFGFDDEDNIDGGYPDLNTAGWNVPMMMGGGYHYMRLEGKFIDNTTAEIGYQYHTIRANDMSVTPLLLQDTSFKVSLGTVTVGSNTQVEVKMNVAEWFKNPNEWDLNVLHSGLMPNFDAQIMMSQNGVSVFSKGAVTQN, from the coding sequence ATGAAAAAAATTGCTTTAATTATGCTTATTGCTCTAGTAGCAGTTAGCTGTAACAATGACGACGATAGCGTTGCGCAAGCCAATGTAGATTTTGTATTTACACATAATTGGGATGGAGATGCAATTGCCAATTCCGATTTCGATCAAATTCAATACACCAATGCTCATGGAGAACAACTAAGCGTTTCAACATTGGTATATCTAATTTCAGATATCACCTTTACCGGTTCCAATGGAGATGTTTATGATGCCGGGGATTATAACCTTATTGATGCAAGAGGGGGAACAAATCTAACATTCACCCCAAACATTCAAATCCCGGAAGGAGACTATACGGTTTCCTTTACATTTGGGTTTGATGATGAAGACAATATCGATGGTGGGTATCCCGATTTAAACACAGCCGGTTGGAATGTCCCCATGATGATGGGAGGCGGCTACCATTATATGAGACTGGAAGGTAAATTTATCGATAACACCACCGCCGAAATAGGGTATCAATATCATACCATAAGAGCAAACGATATGAGTGTAACTCCGCTACTTCTTCAGGATACTTCGTTTAAAGTAAGCTTAGGGACAGTAACCGTGGGTTCAAATACTCAGGTAGAAGTAAAAATGAATGTTGCCGAGTGGTTTAAAAATCCGAATGAGTGGGACCTAAATGTGCTGCATTCAGGTTTAATGCCAAATTTTGATGCTCAAATTATGATGTCTCAAAACGGGGTTTCTGTATTCAGTAAAGGAGCAGTCACTCAGAATTAA
- a CDS encoding cytochrome-c peroxidase, whose translation MFRSLPILFLSLLIISCNSGDDSGDSYMATPSPLVVPQLFQDKLVPPLIPADNPQTVEGIALGRKLFFDPILSGNGTQACATCHSPQSAFTDSRQFSIGIDGIEGSRNSMPIFNLAWNISELFFWDGRAISLEEQALEPVTNPIEMHNTWENATASLQADVNYPALFEAAFGTSTISSELTTKAIAQFMRTLISANSKFDRYTAGLEELTPSELNGLNVFLDENRGDCFHCHGNPNSPLWTDNIFHNNGLDDSFTDRGRGIVTGDPREFGLFKSPSLRNLAYTAPYMHDGRFATLEEVINHYSEGLVYSETIDPLMKTIAQGGVHLTEEDKADLKAFLLTLSDPSFISNPAFQDPN comes from the coding sequence ATGTTTCGTTCTTTACCAATATTATTCTTGTCGCTACTAATCATCTCTTGCAATTCGGGAGATGATTCGGGCGATAGCTATATGGCAACTCCAAGTCCGTTGGTGGTTCCGCAGCTATTTCAAGATAAATTGGTACCACCTCTCATTCCTGCAGACAACCCTCAAACCGTTGAAGGAATTGCATTGGGAAGAAAACTTTTTTTCGACCCCATCCTCTCTGGTAATGGAACTCAGGCTTGTGCGACCTGTCATAGTCCGCAAAGTGCATTTACCGATTCCAGACAATTCAGTATTGGAATTGATGGCATCGAAGGATCCCGCAATTCAATGCCAATCTTTAATCTAGCCTGGAATATTTCTGAATTATTCTTCTGGGATGGGAGAGCTATTTCCTTGGAAGAACAAGCATTAGAGCCTGTGACGAATCCTATTGAAATGCACAACACCTGGGAAAATGCAACCGCCAGTTTACAGGCCGATGTTAATTACCCTGCCTTATTTGAAGCCGCATTTGGCACTTCTACGATTTCTTCAGAGTTAACAACAAAGGCGATAGCACAATTTATGCGCACCTTAATTTCGGCAAATTCAAAATTTGACCGGTATACCGCGGGGTTGGAAGAACTTACTCCTTCCGAATTAAACGGTCTCAACGTTTTTCTAGATGAGAACAGAGGAGATTGTTTTCATTGTCACGGAAACCCCAATAGTCCGCTTTGGACCGACAATATTTTTCACAACAATGGCCTGGACGATAGTTTTACAGATCGCGGACGTGGCATTGTCACCGGTGACCCAAGAGAGTTTGGCCTCTTTAAATCTCCTTCATTACGAAATTTAGCGTATACGGCTCCCTATATGCACGATGGTCGTTTTGCTACCTTAGAAGAAGTTATAAATCATTACAGTGAAGGTTTGGTCTATTCAGAAACCATAGACCCCTTGATGAAAACGATTGCACAAGGAGGTGTACATCTAACTGAAGAGGATAAAGCCGATTTAAAAGCTTTCCTTTTAACATTGTCTGATCCTTCTTTTATCTCCAATCCCGCATTTCAAGATCCCAATTAA
- a CDS encoding iron-sulfur cluster assembly accessory protein translates to MIKVSDTAKSRISQLMSEGGYDVGNDFVRVGVKSGGCSGLSYELTFDKALGDSDKLFEDNPVKIVVDKKSFLYLVGTTLEYSGGLNGKGFVFNNPNANRTCGCGESFSL, encoded by the coding sequence ATGATTAAAGTAAGTGATACTGCAAAATCGAGAATTTCGCAACTCATGTCCGAAGGTGGATACGATGTTGGGAACGATTTTGTGCGCGTAGGCGTTAAAAGCGGAGGTTGTTCCGGCTTGTCTTATGAGCTTACCTTCGACAAGGCTTTGGGAGATAGCGATAAACTTTTTGAAGACAACCCGGTAAAAATTGTTGTGGACAAAAAGAGTTTTTTATATCTCGTTGGAACTACTTTAGAATATAGCGGAGGCCTTAACGGAAAGGGATTTGTATTTAATAATCCAAACGCTAACCGAACTTGTGGTTGTGGAGAAAGCTTTTCGCTTTAA
- the sufB gene encoding Fe-S cluster assembly protein SufB: protein MGKFTEDDLKKELETKEYEYGFYTDIESETFPIGLNEDIVRAISKKKEEPDWMTQWRLEAFRYWQEMTEPEWANVTYQKPNFQNISYYSAPSKKPKYDSIDEVDPELLETFKKLGISLDEQKKLAGVAVDIVMDSVSVATTFKDTLAKKGIIFCSISEAIKKHPELVKKYIGSVVPQRDNFYAALNSAVFSDGSFCYIPKGVRCPMELSTYFRINQAGTGQFERTLVIADEGSYVSYLEGCTAPSRDENQLHAAVVELVALDNAEIKYSTVQNWYPGGKDGKGGVYNFVTKRGLCETGAKISWTQVETGSAITWKYPSCILKGDNSIGEFYSIAVTNNYQQADTGTKMIHLGKNTRSTIISKGISAGKSQNSYRGLVKISPNADNARNFSQCDSLLMGNNCGAHTFPYIEVKNKSAQIEHEATTSKIGEDQIFYCNQRGINTEKAIALIVNGFSKEVLNKLPMEFAVEAQKLLEISLEGSVG, encoded by the coding sequence ATGGGTAAGTTTACTGAAGACGATTTAAAGAAAGAACTCGAGACCAAAGAATATGAATACGGTTTCTATACCGATATAGAATCGGAAACATTTCCTATTGGTTTAAACGAAGATATTGTTAGGGCAATTTCTAAAAAGAAAGAAGAACCCGATTGGATGACGCAATGGCGCCTTGAAGCATTTCGATATTGGCAAGAAATGACTGAACCCGAGTGGGCAAACGTAACATATCAAAAGCCGAATTTTCAGAATATTTCCTACTATTCGGCGCCTTCCAAAAAACCTAAATACGACAGCATAGATGAAGTAGATCCAGAATTATTGGAAACTTTCAAAAAACTGGGTATTTCGTTGGATGAGCAGAAAAAACTGGCGGGAGTTGCGGTCGATATCGTGATGGATTCTGTTTCGGTTGCCACCACTTTTAAAGATACTTTGGCTAAAAAAGGAATCATCTTTTGTTCCATTTCCGAAGCAATTAAAAAACATCCCGAATTAGTTAAGAAATATATTGGCAGTGTGGTTCCTCAGCGCGACAACTTTTATGCGGCCTTAAACAGTGCTGTTTTTAGTGATGGCTCCTTCTGTTATATCCCGAAAGGCGTTCGTTGCCCTATGGAATTGTCTACCTATTTCAGAATCAATCAGGCCGGAACCGGTCAGTTTGAAAGAACGCTGGTAATTGCAGACGAAGGAAGTTACGTTAGCTATTTGGAAGGATGTACTGCGCCAAGTCGCGATGAAAATCAGTTGCACGCCGCAGTCGTCGAATTAGTGGCTTTAGACAATGCCGAAATAAAATATTCGACCGTACAAAACTGGTATCCGGGAGGAAAAGACGGTAAAGGAGGGGTTTACAACTTCGTAACGAAACGAGGTCTTTGCGAAACCGGAGCTAAAATTTCATGGACACAGGTAGAAACCGGAAGTGCTATCACCTGGAAATACCCTAGCTGTATCCTTAAAGGTGATAACTCCATAGGTGAGTTTTACTCGATTGCGGTAACCAATAATTACCAGCAGGCCGATACAGGAACCAAGATGATTCACTTGGGAAAAAACACGAGAAGCACCATTATTTCTAAAGGAATTTCGGCCGGAAAATCTCAAAACAGCTACCGAGGCTTGGTAAAAATTAGTCCGAACGCAGACAATGCTCGTAATTTTTCGCAATGCGATTCGTTGTTGATGGGTAACAATTGTGGGGCTCATACCTTCCCCTATATTGAAGTAAAAAACAAATCGGCTCAGATAGAGCACGAAGCTACCACGAGTAAAATTGGGGAAGACCAAATTTTTTATTGTAATCAGCGAGGTATTAATACCGAAAAAGCCATCGCTTTAATTGTAAATGGTTTTAGCAAAGAAGTGTTGAACAAGCTTCCTATGGAATTTGCCGTAGAGGCACAAAAACTACTGGAAATAAGCCTCGAAGGCTCAGTTGGATAA
- the sufC gene encoding Fe-S cluster assembly ATPase SufC yields MLHIKNLHAGVEEKEILKGINLDVKAGEVHAIMGPNGSGKSTLASVIAGKEEFEISKGELTLFNQDITELDPEERAHKGVFLSFQYPVEIPGVSVTNFIKTAINETRKAKGLEDMPAGEMLKLIKEKADMLDIDRKFLSRSLNEGFSGGEKKRNEIFQMAMLEPKLAILDETDSGLDIDALKIVANGVNKLRNKDNAVVVITHYQRLLDYIVPDFVHVLLDGRIVKSGGKELAHELEEKGYDWIKEEVNA; encoded by the coding sequence ATGCTACACATTAAAAATTTGCACGCAGGTGTCGAGGAAAAAGAAATACTTAAGGGTATTAATCTGGATGTTAAAGCCGGAGAGGTACACGCTATTATGGGACCTAACGGCTCCGGAAAAAGCACCTTGGCCTCTGTTATTGCAGGAAAAGAAGAATTTGAAATAAGCAAGGGAGAACTCACGCTTTTCAATCAGGATATCACCGAACTGGATCCCGAGGAAAGAGCTCATAAGGGCGTCTTTTTATCGTTTCAGTATCCCGTCGAAATTCCCGGAGTAAGTGTCACCAACTTCATTAAAACCGCAATCAACGAAACGCGTAAGGCAAAAGGCTTGGAAGACATGCCTGCCGGCGAAATGCTGAAATTAATCAAGGAGAAAGCGGATATGTTGGACATCGATCGTAAATTTTTATCCAGATCCTTAAATGAAGGGTTTTCAGGAGGAGAGAAAAAGCGAAACGAGATATTCCAAATGGCGATGCTGGAGCCGAAGTTGGCTATTTTGGACGAAACAGATTCGGGATTGGATATCGATGCCTTGAAAATTGTCGCCAACGGAGTTAATAAATTGAGAAACAAAGACAATGCTGTGGTGGTTATTACCCACTATCAGCGTTTGCTGGATTATATAGTTCCCGACTTTGTACACGTGCTTTTGGACGGTCGAATTGTAAAATCGGGAGGAAAAGAGTTGGCGCACGAACTGGAAGAAAAAGGCTACGACTGGATTAAAGAAGAAGTAAACGCCTAA
- the sufD gene encoding Fe-S cluster assembly protein SufD, with protein sequence MSLKEKILSSYIAFEDNLEDDSPIHDLRNDAIKNFEEKGFPTKKEEAWKYTSLNAILKNDYDVFPKQLDKTIEFKDVKKYFLHDIDTYKIVFIDGVYSSFHSETTHDKLDVCLMSSALNKPKYKPVIEAYFNKAVMDDSLTSLNTAFAKEGAYIHIPKHKEVEKPIEIIYFSTGNEAAMFLQPRNLIVVGENAHVQIIERHQSLSENNVLTNVVTEIFAEKRAYVDYYKIQNNVATASLIDNTYISQERESNCNVHTFSFGGNLTRNNLNFFQRGEHCNSTLKGVTILEDKQHVDHNTLVHHIAPNCESHQDYKGIFAQASTGVFNGKIVVEKDAQKTDAFQQNNNILVDDKATINAKPQLEIFADDVKCSHGCTIGQLDEDALFYMRSRGIAKKEARALLMYAFANNVLESVKIPELKRRINKLIANKIGVSLGFEV encoded by the coding sequence ATGAGTTTAAAAGAAAAAATACTTTCCTCTTACATTGCTTTCGAAGACAATTTGGAAGACGATTCGCCTATTCACGATCTTCGGAATGACGCTATTAAAAATTTTGAAGAGAAAGGATTTCCAACAAAAAAAGAAGAAGCCTGGAAGTATACGTCTTTAAACGCCATCCTAAAAAATGACTACGACGTTTTTCCGAAGCAACTGGACAAAACTATAGAATTTAAGGACGTTAAAAAGTACTTCCTGCACGATATAGACACCTATAAAATTGTGTTTATTGACGGAGTGTATAGTTCTTTTCATTCTGAAACCACTCACGATAAGTTGGATGTTTGTTTAATGTCTTCGGCACTAAACAAGCCAAAATACAAGCCCGTTATTGAGGCTTATTTTAACAAAGCAGTAATGGACGATAGTCTTACTTCTCTAAATACGGCATTTGCCAAAGAAGGAGCTTACATTCATATTCCGAAGCATAAAGAAGTTGAAAAGCCTATTGAGATTATTTACTTTTCAACAGGAAATGAAGCGGCTATGTTTTTGCAACCCCGAAATTTAATTGTGGTTGGAGAAAATGCGCATGTTCAAATTATTGAAAGACATCAAAGCCTTTCAGAGAATAACGTACTAACAAATGTAGTTACCGAGATTTTTGCTGAAAAAAGAGCCTATGTCGACTATTATAAAATTCAGAATAATGTCGCTACGGCTTCGTTAATCGATAACACTTATATTTCGCAGGAACGCGAAAGTAATTGTAACGTTCACACCTTTTCATTTGGCGGAAACCTCACCCGAAACAACCTTAACTTTTTTCAAAGAGGAGAGCATTGCAATTCAACTTTAAAAGGGGTTACCATTCTGGAAGACAAGCAGCATGTAGACCATAACACTTTGGTACATCATATTGCACCTAATTGTGAAAGTCATCAGGACTACAAAGGAATCTTTGCCCAAGCTTCAACAGGGGTTTTCAATGGAAAGATTGTGGTCGAAAAAGACGCTCAAAAAACGGATGCCTTTCAGCAAAATAACAATATACTGGTGGACGATAAAGCGACCATCAATGCAAAACCTCAATTGGAGATATTTGCAGACGATGTAAAATGTTCACACGGTTGTACTATTGGTCAGCTGGATGAAGACGCCTTGTTCTATATGCGGTCCCGTGGAATTGCCAAAAAAGAAGCCCGCGCCTTGCTTATGTATGCCTTCGCAAACAATGTTTTGGAAAGCGTTAAGATTCCTGAACTTAAGAGGCGAATTAACAAGTTGATTGCCAATAAAATTGGAGTCAGTTTAGGCTTCGAAGTCTAA